The following proteins come from a genomic window of Selenomonadales bacterium:
- the spoIIM gene encoding stage II sporulation protein M — protein sequence MDHTWIRDMIGYIKHHFAVCFFIVLIFGTGIVSGAFAVRVLPDAQLLELADYLEGYLGALREQAGVISPSEALEIAIFHHMKSIFLIWMLGFTMIGIPCIFFLVFTQGFILGFTIGFFIHEYILQGALFAVIGILPQQLLFVPSMIFTALCAVSFSILLIRRCTSRTTLQLRSHGVRYLAILPMMLIITFVGILIEVYVSPFLLKGIYGMFG from the coding sequence ATGGATCATACTTGGATTAGGGATATGATCGGTTATATCAAACATCATTTTGCTGTGTGTTTTTTTATTGTGCTTATTTTCGGTACGGGGATTGTGAGCGGGGCATTTGCTGTTCGCGTGTTGCCTGATGCGCAGTTATTGGAGTTGGCGGATTATTTAGAGGGATATCTGGGTGCGCTAAGAGAGCAGGCAGGCGTGATATCGCCGAGTGAAGCGCTCGAGATTGCAATATTTCACCATATGAAGAGTATTTTTTTGATATGGATGTTGGGATTTACGATGATCGGGATACCGTGTATCTTTTTTCTGGTGTTTACGCAGGGTTTTATTCTTGGGTTTACGATAGGATTTTTTATCCATGAATATATCCTGCAAGGCGCGCTGTTTGCTGTGATAGGCATACTGCCACAGCAGTTGTTGTTTGTGCCGAGTATGATTTTTACTGCGCTTTGTGCCGTGTCGTTCAGTATTCTGTTGATCCGCAGATGTACTTCGCGTACGACGCTGCAACTTAGAAGCCATGGAGTGAGATACTTGGCGATACTGCCGATGATGCTGATAATAACGTTTGTCGGGATATTGATAGAGGTGTACGTTTCTCCGTTTTTGCTTAAAGGAATTTATGGGATGTTTGGCTGA